A single genomic interval of Rhodospirillaceae bacterium harbors:
- a CDS encoding glycine--tRNA ligase subunit alpha codes for MANAPDKSTSFQSLILSLQTFWADKGCVLLQPYDMEVGAGTFHPATTLRALGPKPWKAAYVQPSRRPTDGRYGENPNRLQHYYQFQVIWKPSPEDSQGLYLESLYHLGIDPSLHDIRFVEDDWESPTLGAAGLGWEVWCDGMEVSQFTYFQQVGGFECNPVAVELTYGLERLAMYIQGVENVYDLDWNGEGVKYGDVFLQAEKEYSAHNFEFANTDALQRQFTDAEAECMSLLEHDLALPAYDQCIKASHRFNLLDARGVISVTERAAYIGRVRALSRGCCEAWLKSPENSQGVEV; via the coding sequence ATGGCGAACGCACCCGATAAATCGACCTCATTTCAGTCGCTAATTTTGTCGTTGCAGACATTTTGGGCGGATAAGGGCTGTGTGTTGTTGCAGCCCTATGACATGGAAGTGGGTGCTGGCACATTCCACCCGGCGACGACTTTGCGCGCACTCGGGCCAAAACCTTGGAAGGCGGCGTATGTGCAGCCATCGCGCCGCCCGACAGATGGGCGCTATGGCGAAAACCCAAACCGGTTACAGCATTACTATCAGTTTCAAGTGATCTGGAAGCCGTCACCCGAAGACAGCCAGGGATTGTATCTGGAAAGCCTATATCACTTGGGCATTGATCCAAGTCTCCACGACATCCGCTTTGTTGAAGATGACTGGGAGAGCCCAACCTTGGGTGCGGCGGGTCTCGGCTGGGAAGTTTGGTGCGACGGCATGGAAGTCAGCCAATTCACTTATTTTCAGCAGGTTGGTGGGTTTGAATGCAATCCTGTGGCGGTGGAACTAACCTACGGCCTCGAACGCTTGGCGATGTACATCCAGGGGGTCGAGAACGTTTACGACCTGGATTGGAACGGCGAAGGCGTGAAATACGGCGACGTGTTCCTTCAGGCCGAAAAAGAATATTCCGCGCACAATTTTGAATTCGCCAATACCGACGCCTTGCAGCGCCAATTCACGGATGCCGAAGCCGAGTGCATGTCCTTGTTGGAGCACGACTTGGCTTTGCCCGCCTACGATCAATGCATCAAGGCGAGCCACAGATTTAACCTGTTGGACGCCCGCGGTGTAATCAGCGTAACCGAACGCGCGGCCTACATTGGTCGCGTCCGTGCCTTATCCAGGGGGTGTTGCGAAGCCTGGTTGAAGTCTCCCGAAAATTCCCAGGGGGTGGAGGTCTGA